In Actinomycetota bacterium, one genomic interval encodes:
- a CDS encoding sigma-70 family RNA polymerase sigma factor has translation MADPELNEATVLTLPDEGVAARRDVRALLARGRARGFVTSDELATLASDGNLSDRQLDAIQRLLRRAGIGCVELTAGGSAGAVADPSLPTVDPVRLYLNQIGRVDLLSADEEIDLAKRAAAGRAATALLDSTLDVPPARRAQLRRIERDGERATRRMVEANLRLVVSIAKRYVGRGMLFPDLVQEGNLGLIRAVEKFDHARGYKFSTYATWWIRQMISRAIADQSRLIRVPVYLVEVMNKVARVERELVQKLGREPTAEEIAAATGLPPDRLEELGRLDVDPASLDAPIGDDDGGSFGDMIEDVNAVVPLDAAAYLLLQQHLASILDELPARERLVIESRFGLRDGTMRTLDEVGTAVGLTRERIRQIESKALAKLRHPSYAEILSDFLLED, from the coding sequence GTGGCGGATCCGGAACTCAACGAGGCCACCGTCCTCACCCTCCCCGACGAGGGCGTCGCGGCACGCAGGGACGTGCGCGCGCTGCTGGCGCGCGGCCGGGCACGCGGTTTCGTGACCTCGGATGAACTGGCGACGTTGGCGTCGGACGGGAACCTGTCCGACCGCCAGCTCGACGCGATCCAACGGCTGCTGCGTCGAGCCGGGATCGGATGTGTTGAGCTCACCGCCGGCGGATCAGCAGGTGCGGTGGCGGACCCGTCGCTCCCCACGGTCGATCCCGTCCGCCTGTACCTCAACCAGATCGGGCGTGTCGACCTGCTCAGCGCCGACGAGGAGATCGACCTCGCCAAGCGGGCAGCGGCCGGCAGGGCCGCCACCGCGCTGCTGGACTCGACGCTGGACGTGCCCCCGGCGCGGCGCGCCCAGCTGCGGCGCATCGAGCGTGACGGGGAGCGAGCCACCCGCCGCATGGTCGAGGCCAACTTGAGGCTGGTCGTGTCCATCGCCAAGCGTTACGTGGGCCGCGGGATGCTCTTCCCGGACCTCGTGCAGGAGGGCAACCTCGGCCTGATCCGCGCCGTCGAGAAGTTCGACCACGCCCGTGGCTACAAGTTCTCCACCTACGCGACCTGGTGGATCCGCCAGATGATCAGCCGCGCGATCGCCGATCAGTCGAGGCTGATACGCGTGCCGGTGTACCTGGTGGAGGTCATGAACAAGGTCGCGCGCGTCGAACGTGAGCTGGTGCAGAAGCTCGGTCGGGAACCGACCGCGGAGGAGATCGCCGCAGCGACCGGCCTGCCGCCCGACCGGCTGGAAGAACTCGGCCGCCTCGACGTGGATCCCGCGTCGCTGGATGCACCGATCGGCGACGATGATGGTGGCTCGTTCGGTGACATGATCGAGGACGTCAACGCCGTCGTGCCGCTGGACGCAGCGGCGTACCTGCTCCTGCAGCAGCACCTGGCGTCGATCCTCGATGAGCTGCCGGCGCGTGAGCGGTTGGTGATCGAATCGCGCTTCGGGCTGCGTGACGGGACCATGCGGACTCTGGACGAAGTCGGGACCGCCGTTGGCCTCACCCGCGAGCGGATCCGCCAGATCGAATCGAAAGCGCTGGCGAAGCTGCGCCACCCGTCCTACGCCGAGATCCTGTCGGATTTCCTCCTCGAGGATTGA